One Mycobacterium sp. SMC-4 DNA window includes the following coding sequences:
- a CDS encoding mycofactocin-coupled SDR family oxidoreductase produces MGRVQGKVAFITGAARGQGRSHAVRLAEEGADIIAVDFCQDIETVGYSMATPEDLDETAAFVEKTGQRIVTAKADVRDAAQLRAALESGLAEFGKLDIVVAQAGIAAMKGQPPMQAWTDGINTNFVGTINAIQEALPHLQEGASIIATASAAALMDAHNKPNPGNDPGGMGYMVSKRLISEYVHYLATELAVRGIRANVIHPTNCNTDMLQSEPMYRSFRPDLEKPTRADAEPVFGVQQAMRVNYIEPEDISNAVLWLASEEARYVTGMQLRVDAGGYLKWYDYHV; encoded by the coding sequence ATGGGACGGGTTCAGGGCAAGGTCGCCTTCATCACCGGCGCCGCGCGCGGGCAAGGCCGCAGTCACGCGGTGCGGCTCGCCGAAGAGGGCGCCGACATCATCGCGGTGGACTTCTGCCAAGACATCGAAACCGTTGGCTATTCGATGGCCACCCCCGAGGATCTGGATGAGACGGCGGCCTTCGTCGAGAAGACGGGCCAGCGCATCGTCACCGCCAAAGCCGATGTCCGGGACGCGGCTCAACTACGGGCCGCCTTGGAGTCGGGCCTGGCCGAGTTCGGCAAGCTCGACATCGTGGTGGCCCAGGCGGGTATTGCCGCGATGAAGGGTCAACCGCCGATGCAGGCGTGGACCGACGGCATCAACACCAACTTCGTCGGCACCATCAACGCCATCCAGGAGGCGTTACCGCATCTGCAGGAGGGTGCGTCGATCATCGCGACCGCGTCGGCCGCCGCGCTGATGGACGCACACAACAAGCCCAACCCGGGCAACGACCCGGGTGGCATGGGGTACATGGTGTCCAAACGGCTGATCTCAGAGTACGTGCACTACCTCGCCACCGAACTGGCCGTGCGCGGCATCCGCGCCAACGTCATTCACCCGACCAACTGCAACACCGACATGCTGCAGAGCGAACCGATGTACCGCTCGTTCCGCCCGGATCTGGAGAAGCCCACCCGTGCCGACGCCGAGCCGGTCTTCGGCGTGCAGCAGGCCATGAGGGTCAACTACATCGAGCCCGAGGACATCAGCAACGCGGTGCTGTGGCTGGCCTCCGAGGAGGCCCGTTATGTCACCGGCATGCAGTTACGTGTCGACGCCGGTGGATATCTGAAGTGGTACGACTACCACGTGTGA
- a CDS encoding ferredoxin: MKVWVDSERCQGHTLCSMIAPDSFELSDIDGTASPVNEIVPHDQEDAVREAVQSCPEQAITIEE, translated from the coding sequence GTGAAGGTTTGGGTTGACTCGGAGCGCTGCCAAGGGCACACGCTGTGCTCGATGATCGCACCGGATTCATTCGAGCTCAGCGACATCGACGGCACAGCATCACCGGTCAATGAGATCGTCCCCCACGACCAAGAGGACGCGGTTCGCGAAGCTGTGCAGTCCTGCCCGGAACAGGCCATCACGATCGAGGAGTGA
- a CDS encoding cytochrome P450, translating into MSVDDVVNGTAGDNRKKNAYYFDRHTPEYRLQFDKITEEMHTRCPIAWSETYGGHWVAAGSKEVFELARCPAVSNHHDISGETPYQGITIPKASRATVVRGGILEMDEPEHSAYRSALNPYLSPAAIKRWEPFIDEITRAALDEHIESGRIDFVDHLANVVPAVLTLAMMGIELTKWNVYSEPTHASVYTPEHAPEREKINEQHREMGIDLINNMMQIRENPRPGLVNALLQLRIDGEPAPDMEILGNLGLIIGGGFDTTTALTAHALEWLGENPEERQRLSRERDALLNPATEEFLRYFTPAPGDGRTFHEDVEVAGQQFKQFERLWLSWAMANRDPSVFDQPDRVVLDRKGNRHFSFGIGVHRCVGSNVARTVFKSMLTAVLDRMPDYVCDPEGTVHYDSIGVIQGMRNLPATFTPGTQLGPGLDETLDKLQRICDEQELARPITERKERAVID; encoded by the coding sequence TTGAGTGTCGACGACGTCGTGAACGGCACCGCCGGCGACAACCGCAAGAAGAACGCGTATTACTTCGACAGGCACACCCCGGAATATCGTCTGCAGTTCGACAAGATCACCGAGGAGATGCACACCAGGTGTCCGATCGCATGGTCGGAGACTTACGGTGGTCACTGGGTGGCCGCAGGCAGCAAGGAAGTATTCGAACTGGCGCGCTGCCCGGCGGTGTCGAATCATCACGACATCTCCGGCGAGACGCCGTACCAGGGCATCACGATCCCGAAAGCCAGTCGTGCCACCGTGGTTCGCGGTGGAATTCTGGAAATGGACGAGCCGGAGCACAGTGCCTACCGCAGCGCACTGAATCCTTATCTGTCTCCAGCGGCGATCAAGCGCTGGGAGCCGTTCATCGACGAGATCACCCGGGCCGCACTCGACGAGCACATCGAGTCGGGCCGCATCGACTTCGTCGATCACCTGGCCAATGTCGTTCCGGCGGTGTTGACGTTGGCGATGATGGGCATCGAACTGACAAAGTGGAACGTCTACAGCGAGCCGACACATGCCTCGGTGTACACGCCCGAGCACGCACCCGAGCGCGAGAAGATCAACGAACAGCACCGTGAGATGGGCATCGATCTCATCAACAACATGATGCAGATCCGGGAGAACCCCCGCCCGGGTCTGGTGAATGCGCTGCTGCAGTTGCGCATCGACGGTGAGCCCGCTCCGGACATGGAGATACTGGGCAACCTCGGCCTGATCATCGGCGGAGGATTCGACACCACGACCGCGCTGACGGCCCATGCGCTGGAATGGCTCGGCGAGAATCCCGAGGAGCGCCAACGGTTGAGTCGGGAACGTGACGCCCTGCTCAACCCCGCCACCGAGGAGTTTCTGCGGTACTTCACCCCGGCCCCCGGCGATGGCCGGACGTTCCACGAAGATGTCGAGGTCGCGGGCCAACAGTTCAAGCAGTTCGAGCGGTTATGGCTGTCGTGGGCGATGGCCAACCGCGACCCCTCGGTGTTCGACCAGCCCGATAGGGTCGTCCTCGACCGGAAGGGTAACCGGCACTTCAGTTTCGGTATCGGCGTGCACCGTTGTGTGGGATCGAACGTGGCACGCACCGTCTTCAAGTCGATGCTGACCGCGGTGCTCGACCGGATGCCGGACTACGTCTGCGATCCCGAGGGGACCGTGCACTACGACAGTATCGGTGTGATCCAGGGCATGCGTAACCTGCCGGCGACATTCACCCCGGGTACGCAACTGGGTCCGGGATTGGACGAGACCCTGGACAAGCTGCAGCGCATCTGTGACGAGCAGGAGCTGGCCCGGCCGATCACCGAACGCAAGGAACGTGCGGTCATCGACTAA
- a CDS encoding DUF1214 domain-containing protein, translated as MSLGDGAADAELHCAWVAFCERLKTAGEQVFKDHNASSDLHRVDGVRFLTQNLGQAFDLALETRDTRYPSLHAFCGPTRKLGGDCADFTYQQAWIDGSSVYRMVGTRGTARFLNITVQGSRPDGPAVLHEPFGDRPQAHLSGDRLETADDATFEVYIGGAQRGPNWLPTTASSRKLFIRQGFDAWDEVPAQMHIERVDMVTPRPLPTVAEVIDAITWAGDFLTGMMGDWPEFPFTHGGVDAASPNRFPAVGSSAEDDHRGRAAVNMHWQLAPDEALIIEFDAHDGLWMLTNMGVFFTSMDFLYRPVSYTPSRTAVDADGTVRLVLAHDDPGYHNWIDTQGFERGNLTYRHMLDGEPALLRTRVVKRAELTESMPAGSKIVTPDERIAQMWLRFNGIRRRYAQL; from the coding sequence ATGTCACTCGGTGACGGCGCGGCCGACGCGGAGCTGCACTGCGCGTGGGTGGCGTTCTGCGAGCGCCTCAAAACGGCGGGGGAGCAGGTCTTCAAGGACCACAACGCGAGCTCTGACCTGCATCGGGTCGACGGTGTGCGGTTTCTCACCCAGAACCTCGGTCAGGCCTTCGACCTCGCGCTGGAGACCCGGGACACCCGCTATCCGAGCTTGCACGCCTTCTGTGGCCCGACACGCAAACTCGGTGGGGATTGCGCCGACTTCACCTATCAGCAGGCCTGGATCGACGGTTCCTCGGTCTACCGGATGGTCGGCACGCGCGGAACGGCGCGCTTCCTCAACATCACCGTGCAGGGATCACGGCCCGATGGGCCGGCAGTGTTGCACGAACCGTTCGGCGACCGCCCGCAGGCCCATCTGTCCGGCGACCGTCTGGAGACGGCAGACGACGCAACGTTCGAGGTCTACATCGGTGGTGCGCAGCGCGGACCCAACTGGTTACCGACGACTGCATCATCACGAAAACTGTTCATTCGCCAGGGCTTCGACGCGTGGGACGAGGTGCCGGCGCAGATGCACATCGAACGAGTCGACATGGTGACGCCACGGCCGTTACCCACCGTCGCCGAGGTCATCGACGCGATCACGTGGGCGGGAGACTTTCTGACCGGGATGATGGGCGATTGGCCCGAGTTTCCCTTCACCCATGGAGGAGTCGACGCCGCAAGCCCGAACAGATTCCCAGCGGTCGGGTCGAGCGCCGAGGATGACCACCGTGGCCGCGCGGCGGTCAACATGCACTGGCAGCTTGCCCCCGACGAAGCGCTGATCATCGAGTTCGACGCGCACGACGGGCTGTGGATGCTGACCAACATGGGCGTGTTCTTCACCAGCATGGACTTCCTGTACCGGCCGGTGAGTTACACCCCGAGTCGTACCGCCGTCGACGCCGACGGCACGGTGCGTCTGGTGCTGGCCCACGATGACCCCGGTTACCACAACTGGATCGACACGCAGGGGTTCGAGCGGGGTAACCTCACCTACCGGCACATGCTCGACGGCGAGCCCGCGCTGCTGCGGACCCGAGTGGTCAAGCGTGCCGAGTTGACCGAGTCGATGCCCGCGGGCAGCAAGATCGTCACGCCTGATGAGCGCATTGCCCAGATGTGGCTGCGGTTCAACGGGATTCGACGACGTTACGCGCAGCTGTGA
- a CDS encoding sugar phosphate isomerase/epimerase — MSIDARLSVHDVTFLGDGPAELAACWESLGVSRLSLIDTELSDPALARAIHAGQFSVETVYHLFGSSDGLFRVIDAAAGIGTRVVYMLTGGRSDLTWEQAADRFCDAVRPCIDHARAAGVALAIENASSLYADIHIAHTLADTVELAERAGIGVCIDLFHCWVEADLAGLLERAMPRLEMIQLSDYVLGDRCLPARAVPGDGAIPIEPLVAQVLAQGYAHGFDLELIGPRIEAEGRLAAARRACDVASAMLQRISESDDVTR; from the coding sequence ATGAGCATCGACGCGCGGTTGTCCGTGCACGACGTCACGTTCCTGGGGGACGGACCTGCTGAGCTGGCGGCATGCTGGGAGAGTCTCGGCGTCAGCCGGCTCAGTCTCATCGACACCGAACTGTCCGATCCGGCGCTGGCGAGAGCGATTCACGCCGGGCAGTTCTCGGTGGAGACCGTCTACCACCTGTTCGGCTCGTCGGATGGACTGTTTCGGGTCATCGACGCCGCGGCAGGCATCGGGACGCGCGTGGTGTACATGCTGACCGGCGGACGCAGTGACCTGACCTGGGAGCAGGCCGCGGACCGATTCTGCGACGCCGTCAGGCCGTGCATCGATCACGCCAGAGCGGCCGGCGTCGCCCTGGCCATCGAGAACGCCTCGAGCCTGTATGCCGACATCCACATCGCCCATACGCTGGCCGACACCGTCGAGCTGGCAGAGCGGGCCGGAATCGGAGTCTGCATCGACCTCTTCCACTGCTGGGTCGAGGCGGACCTTGCCGGCCTGCTGGAGCGCGCCATGCCGCGTCTGGAGATGATCCAGCTCAGCGATTACGTGCTCGGCGACCGCTGCTTGCCGGCCCGGGCTGTCCCCGGCGACGGCGCCATCCCGATCGAACCCCTCGTCGCGCAGGTCTTGGCGCAGGGCTATGCCCACGGATTCGACCTCGAACTGATCGGGCCGCGCATCGAGGCGGAGGGGCGCCTGGCCGCGGCCCGACGCGCATGCGATGTGGCATCGGCAATGCTGCAACGGATATCGGAAAGCGACGATGTCACTCGGTGA
- a CDS encoding sulfotransferase: MTADLDAAELLSGARASTGLSDFADPTFERRFAMAVDLLNSLDLDDSGLHRAAEVCRWLLTTRLEFFADRSRYPLADEVIEAPMFVTGEPRSGTTLMHALMSVDPDNRALRFWEVMYPSPPPGVAGPADARRARADADWREINAALPKWLHSHPYNDMLGDGLPEDERTWAFDFRVMTPTAWWRVPMPTVVGGLPTDAHAQYRIHRAMLAQLQYRSPPKRWVLKGFHGSRLREFFAAYPDASLVWLHRDPVQVAASRTMMMVDIAVGMVGAVDVNTAARLHLDLTRASIANTMSNPMVDDPRIMHVRYTDFVADPVQTVRAYYEFCGRTLTSAAETHMRDYLANNKGDRHGKFEYSTSVLTDIGEDLDDLHEEFRPFRERFGVPIEKR, encoded by the coding sequence GTGACCGCCGACCTCGACGCCGCGGAGTTGCTGTCCGGTGCCCGAGCTTCGACCGGCCTGTCCGACTTCGCGGATCCGACGTTTGAGCGCCGGTTCGCGATGGCCGTCGACCTGCTCAACAGTCTCGACCTGGACGACTCCGGACTGCACCGCGCCGCCGAAGTGTGCCGATGGTTGCTGACTACAAGGCTGGAGTTCTTTGCCGACCGTAGCCGATATCCCCTCGCCGACGAGGTGATCGAGGCGCCGATGTTCGTCACCGGGGAACCGCGGTCGGGCACCACACTGATGCATGCGCTGATGTCGGTCGACCCGGACAACCGGGCACTCCGGTTCTGGGAGGTGATGTATCCCTCCCCGCCGCCGGGCGTCGCCGGTCCCGCCGATGCGCGTCGGGCGCGCGCCGACGCCGACTGGCGGGAGATCAATGCCGCACTGCCGAAATGGTTGCACAGCCACCCGTACAACGACATGCTCGGCGACGGCCTCCCCGAGGACGAGCGCACCTGGGCGTTCGACTTCCGGGTGATGACGCCGACCGCGTGGTGGCGGGTGCCGATGCCGACGGTGGTCGGCGGGCTACCGACTGACGCCCATGCCCAGTACCGCATTCATCGAGCGATGCTCGCCCAGTTGCAGTACCGAAGTCCACCGAAACGCTGGGTGCTCAAAGGTTTTCATGGCTCTCGGCTACGAGAGTTCTTTGCCGCCTATCCTGATGCGTCCCTTGTCTGGTTGCACCGCGACCCGGTACAGGTCGCCGCATCACGCACGATGATGATGGTTGACATCGCCGTAGGCATGGTCGGAGCTGTGGATGTGAACACTGCGGCGCGACTGCATCTGGACCTGACTCGAGCCAGCATCGCCAACACCATGTCTAACCCGATGGTCGACGATCCGCGGATCATGCACGTGCGCTACACCGACTTCGTGGCCGACCCGGTGCAGACCGTTCGCGCCTACTACGAATTCTGCGGGCGCACACTGACCAGCGCGGCCGAAACGCACATGCGTGACTACCTGGCAAACAACAAGGGCGACCGGCACGGGAAGTTCGAGTACTCGACGAGCGTGCTCACCGACATCGGTGAGGACCTCGATGACCTGCACGAGGAGTTCCGGCCCTTCCGTGAACGTTTCGGTGTGCCGATCGAAAAGCGTTGA
- a CDS encoding LLM class flavin-dependent oxidoreductase has translation MKVQPAAFLRTTLPLDLSGLDRLDSGRYHSIWLPDHMVSFWPDSIWTPEFTDLAAASPSPHRHLDAMAVAAAAAVRTQNVPLVTSVVDTVRRHPALLAQSALTIDHLSEGRFVLGLGSGEKENIEPYGFDFGRPVSRLEEALQVIRLLWDSEGPVDFEGRFFTLRHARLDTEPYGGKQPPIWIGASGPRSLEITGRYADGWWPTGAWTPQDYADKLAVVRDSADRAGRDPMAITPCYIQVCFMGRDEAALAEILEAPLVKSFLLQVSAPMLQTLGFQHPIGEDWQGFHDIDPATLTRERILDFLDRVEPEMILAVAPHGTPQQVARTIKDYVDAGLRVPKILDYGAMAGLDHAAASAENVRKAEDELLSLCGDVR, from the coding sequence GTGAAGGTCCAGCCGGCAGCTTTCTTGCGTACCACGCTGCCGCTGGACCTGTCTGGGCTCGATCGCCTGGACAGCGGTCGATATCACTCGATCTGGCTGCCTGACCACATGGTCAGCTTCTGGCCGGACTCGATCTGGACCCCGGAATTCACCGACCTGGCGGCCGCGTCGCCTTCGCCGCACCGCCATCTGGACGCCATGGCGGTGGCGGCGGCTGCGGCGGTGCGCACGCAGAACGTGCCGCTGGTAACCAGCGTGGTGGACACCGTACGCCGGCACCCGGCGCTGCTCGCGCAAAGCGCACTGACCATCGACCACCTGTCTGAAGGACGCTTCGTCCTCGGCCTGGGCAGCGGCGAGAAGGAGAATATCGAGCCGTACGGCTTCGACTTCGGTCGTCCGGTCAGTCGCCTCGAGGAAGCGCTCCAGGTGATCCGGCTGCTGTGGGACAGCGAGGGTCCCGTCGACTTCGAGGGGCGCTTCTTCACGCTCCGGCATGCTCGCCTCGATACCGAGCCGTACGGGGGGAAGCAGCCGCCGATATGGATCGGCGCCAGCGGTCCCCGGTCTCTTGAGATCACCGGCCGCTACGCCGACGGATGGTGGCCCACCGGCGCGTGGACGCCCCAGGACTATGCCGACAAGCTGGCCGTGGTTCGGGATTCTGCCGATCGTGCGGGCCGCGACCCGATGGCGATCACGCCGTGCTACATCCAGGTGTGCTTCATGGGACGCGACGAGGCTGCCCTCGCCGAGATCCTCGAAGCCCCCCTGGTGAAGTCGTTCTTGTTGCAGGTGTCGGCACCGATGTTGCAGACCTTGGGCTTCCAGCACCCGATAGGGGAGGACTGGCAGGGATTCCACGATATCGACCCGGCGACACTGACGAGGGAACGCATCCTCGACTTCCTCGACCGGGTGGAACCCGAGATGATCCTCGCGGTCGCGCCTCACGGCACCCCGCAGCAAGTGGCGCGCACCATCAAGGACTACGTTGACGCGGGCCTGCGGGTGCCGAAGATCCTCGACTACGGCGCGATGGCCGGCCTCGACCACGCCGCCGCGTCGGCCGAGAACGTGCGCAAAGCAGAGGACGAACTGCTGTCGCTGTGCGGAGACGTGCGGTGA
- a CDS encoding acyl-CoA dehydrogenase family protein, with translation MQLTFDADVEEFRAEFSAFLDEHTPSAAETLERPRSVSHMPQWARDWQRLLFDNGWLLPAQPPEFGGRNASVLQTFVHAEELCRRRIYHSFNPQGVNIVAASLLTFGTEEQKQEWAVPVLKGERTASLGMSEPSAGSDLASLRTKAVLDGDHFVVNGQKVWTSGAHDADFLLTFVRTDPEAPKHKGISVLLIPTDLDGVVCRPFADMTGIENLDFNEVFFTDVRVPAENLVGPLNGGWGVANGSLGHERTMMWLGFADRIANCIADFRPKDALERDALATSIIDYHALRLLGSVGIAQAARGQVDVAAVSIPKLLGAEAEQRIEGLALDAAGPDGLVHPTTSGPYAHMNLDHYFASWFERYCRSFGGTIAGGTSEIQRNIVAQQVLGLPRR, from the coding sequence ATGCAGCTGACCTTTGATGCCGACGTCGAGGAGTTCCGCGCCGAGTTCTCGGCGTTTCTCGACGAGCACACCCCGTCGGCAGCCGAGACGCTGGAGCGGCCGCGCTCGGTGTCGCACATGCCGCAGTGGGCCCGGGACTGGCAGCGGTTGCTGTTCGACAACGGCTGGCTGCTGCCGGCCCAGCCGCCCGAGTTCGGCGGCCGCAACGCATCGGTGTTGCAAACCTTCGTGCACGCCGAAGAACTGTGCCGTCGACGCATCTACCACAGCTTCAACCCGCAGGGCGTCAACATCGTCGCGGCCTCCCTGCTGACCTTCGGCACCGAAGAGCAGAAGCAAGAGTGGGCCGTTCCGGTGCTCAAAGGGGAGCGCACCGCGTCCCTGGGTATGAGTGAACCCAGCGCCGGGTCCGACCTGGCGTCGTTGCGCACCAAAGCGGTTCTCGACGGCGATCACTTCGTGGTCAACGGTCAGAAGGTGTGGACCTCCGGCGCCCACGACGCGGATTTCCTGCTGACGTTCGTGCGCACCGACCCGGAAGCCCCCAAGCACAAGGGCATCAGCGTGCTGCTGATCCCGACCGACCTCGACGGGGTGGTATGCCGGCCGTTCGCCGACATGACCGGCATCGAGAACTTGGACTTCAACGAGGTGTTCTTCACCGATGTCCGGGTCCCGGCAGAGAATCTGGTCGGCCCGCTCAACGGCGGATGGGGAGTGGCCAATGGCTCACTGGGCCATGAGCGGACCATGATGTGGCTGGGTTTCGCGGATCGAATCGCCAACTGCATCGCCGACTTCCGGCCCAAGGATGCGTTGGAGCGCGATGCACTGGCCACCTCGATCATCGATTACCACGCGCTGCGGCTGCTCGGCTCGGTGGGGATCGCGCAGGCTGCGCGAGGACAGGTCGATGTGGCCGCGGTGTCGATTCCGAAGTTGCTGGGCGCCGAGGCCGAACAGCGCATCGAGGGACTTGCGCTCGACGCCGCCGGACCCGACGGCCTGGTGCACCCGACGACATCGGGTCCCTACGCGCACATGAACCTCGACCACTACTTCGCCAGTTGGTTCGAGCGCTACTGCCGAAGCTTCGGCGGCACCATCGCCGGCGGCACTTCGGAGATCCAGCGCAACATCGTCGCCCAGCAGGTACTCGGGTTGCCGCGGCGCTGA
- a CDS encoding acyl-CoA dehydrogenase family protein → MLLEFDADQRLWQETVRDAVSKQCPASLIRDIAENGVDSTPLWQSYLDAGWTELTDPENAVELAIVLEELGRATDPTPFLATLSQFAPLVGDRFDPRSAGATVYSGVTAVRDAHGWILTGTDRFVLDGDRAQRLAVVTAAGVFLVTADQVVTRRVDTFDPALHVAEVSFGGVRVADAERLSADTERAHHVALMGMSITMVGACQRILDLAVEHAKSRQQFGVAIGTFQAIQHKATDMFIAIERARALAYFSALTIAGDDSRRRLAAAMAKAAAGECQALVFKHGLQTFGAMGFTWENDLQFALKRAKAGELMLGGAAEHRATIAEEFHAADL, encoded by the coding sequence GTGTTACTCGAATTCGATGCTGATCAGCGGCTGTGGCAGGAGACCGTGCGCGACGCGGTGTCCAAACAATGCCCAGCCTCGTTGATTCGCGACATCGCCGAGAACGGCGTCGACTCGACTCCGTTGTGGCAGAGCTACCTCGATGCGGGGTGGACCGAGCTCACGGATCCTGAAAATGCGGTCGAGTTGGCGATCGTGCTCGAAGAACTCGGTCGTGCGACCGACCCGACGCCTTTTCTGGCCACGCTCAGCCAGTTCGCGCCGCTGGTGGGCGACCGATTCGATCCGCGGAGCGCCGGAGCGACGGTATACAGCGGTGTCACGGCGGTGCGAGATGCGCACGGATGGATACTCACCGGCACCGACCGCTTCGTCCTCGACGGCGATCGGGCGCAGCGGCTGGCCGTGGTCACGGCAGCCGGGGTTTTCCTCGTCACCGCCGACCAGGTCGTCACGCGGCGGGTCGACACGTTCGATCCGGCACTCCATGTCGCCGAGGTGTCCTTCGGAGGGGTGCGGGTGGCCGACGCCGAACGGCTTTCCGCCGACACCGAACGGGCACACCACGTGGCGCTGATGGGGATGTCGATCACCATGGTGGGAGCGTGCCAGCGCATCCTCGACCTGGCCGTCGAGCACGCCAAGAGCCGCCAGCAATTCGGCGTGGCGATCGGAACGTTCCAGGCCATTCAGCACAAGGCCACCGACATGTTCATCGCGATCGAGCGGGCCCGGGCCCTGGCGTATTTCTCGGCGCTGACCATCGCCGGCGACGACTCCCGGCGTCGGCTGGCGGCGGCCATGGCAAAAGCGGCGGCCGGCGAGTGCCAGGCGCTGGTGTTCAAGCACGGGTTGCAGACCTTCGGAGCCATGGGTTTCACGTGGGAGAACGACCTGCAGTTCGCGCTCAAGCGAGCCAAAGCCGGGGAACTGATGCTGGGTGGCGCTGCCGAACATCGCGCCACGATCGCGGAGGAATTTCATGCAGCTGACCTTTGA